One Micromonospora eburnea genomic region harbors:
- a CDS encoding sensor histidine kinase — protein sequence MTVRLSARSRLALLHTGLVLAAGAVLVTLTYVLMRRNLNDRPRMLAITGSPDAASPVPADGLAALETVDRLHAGTLSQLLTQSLIALAIVTVLAAVLGWLLAGRVLRPIRAISDTAQRLSAENLSERVPVTTPADELAMLAQTINGMLDRIQSGIAERDKLLHSLRMFVANAAHELRTPLTTMRTAIDVTLDGQPSTEEFLVMAGDVRTAVEHSQRTLDGLLTLARSHTGPSRQHPMDLADVVAGIIDSVKEKADTQHVELRTDLRPAPLTGDPVLIDRMVTNLVDNAIRYNETGGSIAITTDTAAGHAQLSITNTGQRVEPGTANQIFEPFVRGIANQPRIDGGAGLGLSIVSAVVNAHHGQLSSNAPETGGLGIIIRIPTRFR from the coding sequence GTGACGGTGCGGCTCAGCGCCCGCAGCCGGCTCGCGTTGCTGCACACCGGCCTGGTCCTTGCCGCCGGTGCCGTACTGGTCACGCTTACCTACGTGCTGATGCGCCGCAACCTCAACGACCGGCCAAGGATGCTCGCTATCACCGGTTCACCCGATGCCGCGTCGCCGGTCCCGGCCGATGGCCTCGCGGCCCTGGAGACCGTCGACCGGCTGCACGCCGGGACACTTTCGCAACTGCTGACCCAGTCACTCATAGCGCTCGCGATCGTCACCGTGCTCGCGGCCGTACTCGGCTGGCTGCTAGCCGGACGGGTGCTGCGGCCGATCCGCGCCATATCCGACACCGCCCAACGGCTATCGGCGGAGAACCTCTCCGAACGGGTCCCCGTCACCACACCCGCAGACGAACTCGCCATGCTGGCCCAAACCATCAACGGCATGCTCGACCGCATCCAGTCCGGCATCGCCGAGCGGGACAAGCTGCTGCACAGTCTGCGCATGTTCGTCGCCAACGCCGCCCACGAACTGCGCACACCCCTGACCACCATGCGCACCGCCATCGACGTAACCCTCGACGGTCAGCCCTCCACCGAAGAGTTCCTCGTCATGGCCGGCGACGTGCGCACCGCGGTCGAACACAGCCAACGCACCCTCGACGGCCTGCTCACCCTGGCCCGCAGCCACACCGGGCCCAGCAGGCAACACCCCATGGACCTCGCCGACGTCGTGGCCGGGATCATCGACTCAGTAAAGGAAAAGGCGGATACCCAGCATGTCGAGCTGCGCACCGACCTGCGCCCCGCCCCACTCACGGGTGATCCCGTCCTGATCGACCGCATGGTCACCAACCTCGTCGACAACGCCATCCGCTACAACGAAACCGGCGGCAGCATCGCCATCACCACCGACACCGCAGCGGGACACGCCCAACTGAGTATCACCAACACGGGCCAGCGCGTCGAACCCGGCACCGCGAACCAGATCTTCGAACCCTTTGTCCGAGGAATCGCCAACCAGCCACGAATCGACGGCGGAGCCGGGCTCGGCCTGTCCATCGTGAGCGCCGTCGTCAACGCCCACCACGGGCAACTATCCAGCAACGCACCCGAAACCGGCGGACTGGGCATAATTATCCGTATCCCCACACGGTTCCGCTAG
- a CDS encoding helix-turn-helix domain-containing protein produces the protein MGERADWAAMRDRRMAEPGAAEAYDAARLAFELGRAVRELRERRGWSQAQLAHVSGMTQSAVARFEAGGTVPTLPVLERLAAALDVSLNVSFEPRDTAA, from the coding sequence ATGGGTGAACGGGCAGACTGGGCCGCCATGCGCGACCGGCGCATGGCTGAGCCCGGAGCCGCGGAGGCGTACGACGCGGCGCGGCTGGCGTTCGAGCTCGGCCGTGCGGTTCGGGAGCTTCGCGAGCGTCGGGGTTGGAGTCAGGCGCAACTCGCGCACGTATCGGGAATGACCCAGTCGGCGGTTGCCCGGTTCGAGGCGGGAGGGACCGTTCCGACGTTGCCGGTGCTGGAGCGGTTGGCGGCCGCGTTGGATGTGAGCCTCAACGTCAGTTTCGAGCCACGGGACACCGCGGCCTAA
- the dacB gene encoding D-alanyl-D-alanine carboxypeptidase/D-alanyl-D-alanine endopeptidase: MNSTPTGSELAAGIQAIIERPAFAGSRWGMAFAAADTGDVVYALRPDELFVAASSFKVFVAGTAFEALGPNHRFRTRVYRTGPVVRGVLRGDLVLVAGGDLLLSGRRRPDGTLYLPDPDPTYPGGVPLPDPLREIRDLAGQVAAAGVRRVEGQILVDASLFREAQEGVFMGDTRITVSPMMVNDHVVHAVVTPGGAAGASGIVRAVPQTGYLRFVSQVTTVPASGPARPLAFGDDVTNADGSRTVTVIGDIPLGAQPRFVAYFVPSPTRFAGTVLAEALHALGVTVGGGIEAAPTGWRGARLAEHVSPPLAEQVKVMLKVSSNVHTVTFPYLVGAVAGRDSVTPKATYEQYLRQLFRAAGLDPDLAGAAEGSYTANTFIRFLTHIKRRPYFAQYRQALPIMGSDGSIAGNQPNSPAAGHVFAKTGTGGLATPTGGALLHKALAGYIELPDRRWLTFAQFMRQETTFEAVRSLGDQAQEAMAEIATVIYETLARSPR, from the coding sequence GTGAATAGCACGCCGACCGGGTCGGAGCTGGCGGCGGGGATCCAGGCAATCATCGAGCGGCCTGCGTTCGCGGGCTCGCGCTGGGGCATGGCGTTCGCCGCTGCGGACACCGGCGATGTCGTGTATGCGTTGCGCCCGGACGAGTTGTTCGTGGCCGCTTCGTCGTTCAAGGTCTTCGTCGCTGGTACCGCGTTCGAGGCGCTCGGGCCGAATCACCGGTTCCGGACCCGGGTCTACCGAACTGGGCCGGTGGTGCGTGGTGTGCTCCGGGGTGACCTGGTGTTGGTCGCCGGTGGCGACCTGCTGCTGTCGGGCCGTCGCCGGCCGGACGGCACGCTGTACCTGCCGGACCCGGATCCCACCTACCCGGGTGGGGTCCCGTTGCCGGACCCGTTGCGGGAGATCCGTGACCTGGCCGGGCAGGTCGCCGCCGCTGGCGTACGGCGCGTCGAGGGTCAGATCCTGGTGGACGCGTCGCTGTTCCGGGAGGCGCAGGAAGGCGTCTTCATGGGCGATACGCGGATCACGGTGTCGCCGATGATGGTCAACGACCATGTCGTGCACGCCGTCGTGACCCCCGGCGGCGCTGCCGGTGCCTCCGGTATCGTGCGGGCGGTCCCGCAGACCGGCTACCTGCGCTTCGTCAGCCAGGTGACCACGGTGCCGGCATCCGGGCCAGCACGGCCGCTCGCCTTCGGCGACGACGTCACGAACGCCGACGGCAGCCGTACCGTGACGGTCATCGGCGACATCCCGCTGGGTGCCCAACCGCGATTTGTCGCGTACTTCGTGCCGAGCCCGACGCGGTTCGCGGGGACCGTGCTCGCCGAAGCGCTGCACGCCCTGGGCGTAACGGTCGGGGGCGGTATCGAGGCGGCCCCGACCGGGTGGCGGGGTGCCCGACTGGCCGAGCACGTGTCGCCGCCGCTGGCGGAACAGGTGAAGGTCATGCTCAAGGTCAGCTCGAACGTGCACACCGTCACGTTCCCGTATCTGGTGGGCGCGGTCGCGGGCCGCGACAGCGTTACCCCGAAGGCGACCTACGAGCAGTACCTCCGCCAACTGTTCCGCGCGGCCGGGCTCGATCCCGACCTGGCCGGAGCGGCCGAGGGCAGCTACACCGCGAACACCTTCATCCGGTTCCTGACCCACATCAAACGGCGGCCGTACTTCGCGCAGTACCGCCAAGCGCTGCCCATCATGGGCAGCGACGGCTCCATCGCCGGTAACCAGCCGAACTCCCCGGCGGCGGGCCACGTCTTCGCCAAGACCGGCACCGGTGGCCTGGCTACCCCCACCGGCGGTGCCCTGCTCCACAAGGCCCTCGCCGGGTACATCGAGCTGCCGGACCGCCGGTGGCTCACCTTCGCCCAGTTCATGAGACAGGAAACGACGTTCGAGGCTGTCCGCAGCCTTGGCGACCAGGCCCAGGAGGCAATGGCCGAGATCGCCACCGTCATCTACGAAACCCTCGCGAGGAGCCCTCGATGA
- a CDS encoding type II toxin-antitoxin system RelE/ParE family toxin — MTWGAVELEPEVEKWLESLPTALFARAAFYVDLLAEQGPLLGEPYTKQLDGKLRELRFHLERQAVRVTYWIASDRRIILLTVFHKTRMRDEREVDRARRALARCVDEAHRVEEEEG; from the coding sequence ATGACCTGGGGTGCCGTTGAGCTGGAGCCGGAGGTCGAGAAGTGGCTGGAGAGCCTGCCAACTGCACTGTTTGCCAGGGCGGCGTTCTACGTCGATCTGTTGGCGGAGCAGGGGCCGCTGCTGGGTGAGCCGTACACGAAGCAGCTTGATGGAAAGTTGCGCGAGTTGCGGTTTCACCTGGAGCGGCAGGCGGTGAGGGTCACCTACTGGATCGCGTCCGACAGGCGGATCATCCTGCTGACGGTGTTCCACAAGACGCGCATGCGCGACGAGCGAGAGGTCGACCGGGCGCGTCGGGCGTTGGCTCGGTGTGTTGACGAGGCGCACCGCGTCGAAGAGGAGGAGGGCTAG
- a CDS encoding response regulator transcription factor codes for MRVLLVEDEQPLAGYIAAGLRKHGCAVDIALDGQTALDKLDLTPYDVVVLDRDLPVVHGDTVCRRLAERGTSRILMLTASGAVEDRVDGLTLGADDYLGKPFAFTELVARVRALARRIGTARPPVLRAADLLLDPARRTAERGGRLLHLTPKEFGVLEQLLAAGGAVVSAEALLDKVWDEHTDPFTNAVRITVGTLRRKLGEPPAIETVTGAGYRIGP; via the coding sequence ATGCGGGTACTGCTGGTCGAAGACGAACAGCCACTGGCCGGCTACATCGCCGCCGGGCTACGCAAGCACGGCTGCGCCGTAGACATCGCCCTGGACGGCCAGACCGCCCTCGACAAGCTCGACCTCACCCCGTACGACGTCGTCGTGCTGGACCGGGACCTGCCGGTGGTCCACGGGGACACCGTCTGCCGGCGGTTGGCCGAGCGCGGCACGTCACGCATCCTCATGCTCACCGCCTCCGGCGCGGTCGAAGACCGCGTGGACGGGCTCACCCTCGGAGCCGACGACTACCTGGGCAAGCCGTTCGCGTTCACCGAACTCGTCGCCCGTGTGCGCGCCCTGGCCCGGCGCATCGGCACCGCCCGACCACCGGTCCTGCGCGCCGCCGACCTGCTGCTCGACCCAGCCCGCCGCACCGCTGAACGCGGCGGCCGGCTGCTGCACCTGACCCCGAAGGAGTTCGGCGTACTAGAGCAGCTCCTTGCGGCCGGCGGCGCTGTGGTCAGCGCCGAGGCCCTGCTGGACAAGGTGTGGGACGAACACACCGACCCGTTCACCAACGCCGTTCGGATCACCGTCGGCACGCTGCGCCGCAAGCTCGGTGAACCACCGGCCATCGAAACCGTGACCGGCGCCGGCTACCGGATCGGACCGTGA